From one Triticum urartu cultivar G1812 chromosome 3, Tu2.1, whole genome shotgun sequence genomic stretch:
- the LOC125544633 gene encoding uncharacterized protein LOC125544633 isoform X1, whose amino-acid sequence MRSAPAGNLLALSTGEAWGGRRSLSRPVAHVLQRHPQHVEYTTTLEHLGLADLSSPHPRARAAAMGIMPLQVQAAGGAEETMQWLSPTPLPWTTPVSSSSSSATATPARRCSCRGISPGSSRRSTNRRSLWRCGRWTSRRATARSGSTAGTQPDRRSSVASVMDTSDHWCCCCRCASRRCRCYIWWS is encoded by the exons ATGAGATCTGCGCCTGCGGGGAATTTATTGGCTCTCTCCACCGGCGAGGCTTGGGGAGGCCGGCGTTCCCTGTCGAGACCCGTCGCGCACGTCCTCCAGCGCCACCCGCAGCACGTCGAGTACACCACCACCctggagcacctcggcctggccGACCTCTCGTCCCCGCACCCCCGGGCGCGTGCCGCCGCCATGGGCATCATGCCCCTCCAAGTCCAAGCAGCGGGCGGCGCCGAGGAAACGATGCAATG GCTCTCCCCAACACCCCTCCCATGGACTACCCCAGTTTCAAGCTCGTCCTCGTCCGCGACGGCGACACCGGCAAGACGATGTTCGTGTAGAGGCATATCACCGGGGAGTTCGAGAAGAAGTACGAAC CGACGATCGCTGTGGAGGTGCGGTCGCTGGACTTCCAGACGAGCCACGGCAAGATCAGGTTCTACTGCTGGGACACAGCCGGACAGGAGAAGTTCGGTGGCCTCCGTGATGGATACTA GTGATCATTGGTGCTGTTGCTGCCGCTGTGCAAGTCGGAGGTGTCGCTGCTACATTTGGTGGAGCTAG
- the LOC125544633 gene encoding uncharacterized protein LOC125544633 isoform X2 yields MRSAPAGNLLALSTGEAWGGRRSLSRPVAHVLQRHPQHVEYTTTLEHLGLADLSSPHPRARAAAMGIMPLQVQAAGGAEETMQWLSPTPLPWTTPVSSSSSSATATPARRCSCRGISPGSSRRTTIAVEVRSLDFQTSHGKIRFYCWDTAGQEKFGGLRDGY; encoded by the exons ATGAGATCTGCGCCTGCGGGGAATTTATTGGCTCTCTCCACCGGCGAGGCTTGGGGAGGCCGGCGTTCCCTGTCGAGACCCGTCGCGCACGTCCTCCAGCGCCACCCGCAGCACGTCGAGTACACCACCACCctggagcacctcggcctggccGACCTCTCGTCCCCGCACCCCCGGGCGCGTGCCGCCGCCATGGGCATCATGCCCCTCCAAGTCCAAGCAGCGGGCGGCGCCGAGGAAACGATGCAATG GCTCTCCCCAACACCCCTCCCATGGACTACCCCAGTTTCAAGCTCGTCCTCGTCCGCGACGGCGACACCGGCAAGACGATGTTCGTGTAGAGGCATATCACCGGGGAGTTCGAGAAGAA CGACGATCGCTGTGGAGGTGCGGTCGCTGGACTTCCAGACGAGCCACGGCAAGATCAGGTTCTACTGCTGGGACACAGCCGGACAGGAGAAGTTCGGTGGCCTCCGTGATGGATACTA G